A window of the Gossypium arboreum isolate Shixiya-1 chromosome 2, ASM2569848v2, whole genome shotgun sequence genome harbors these coding sequences:
- the LOC108466793 gene encoding cytosolic sulfotransferase 16-like, translating to METSKFFPTVETQDEGYQKTFKNCAELVPTLPRSKGWWLDELFQCQGFWMSSFPIRGSMLINDHFKTRPTDIIVATSPKCGTTWLRALVFSIINRHSFDFNDHPLRKLNPQELVLLFEGHIHKDGSTSFLDELPSPRLLSTHIPYSLFPKRMTDDNSGCRFVYICRDPKDVLVSKWHFSNKLRPKEVPPLSLKEAFDLFCNGVSHYGPFWDHVLGYWKASVESPKKVLFLTYEDVKKEPLGCVRKVAEFLGVPFSPEEENKKTVEEIVKLCSFESLSNLDVNRSVAKRSERPVSNSDFFRKGEVGDWVNHLSPEMVEKMNQITEQKLQGIGFNFH from the coding sequence ATGGAGACTTCAAAATTTTTTCCGACAGTAGAGACACAAGATGAAGGCTATCAAAAGACATTCAAAAACTGCGCTGAACTGGTGCCAACTCTCCCTCGAAGCAAAGGCTGGTGGTTAGACGAGCTTTTCCAATGCCAAGGCTTCTGGATGTCTAGTTTTCCCATCAGAGGAAGCATGTTGATCAATGACCACTTCAAGACTCGACCCACTGACATCATCGTCGCAACTTCCCCTAAATGCGGCACCACCTGGCTCAGAGCCCTTGTTTTCTCCATTATCAACAGACATTCTTTTGATTTCAACGACCATCCTTTACGCAAACTAAACCCTCAAGAGTTGGTTCTCTTATTTGAAGGACATATTCATAAAGATGGGTCAACTTCCTTCCTTGATGAGCTTCCTTCGCCTCGCCTTCTTTCAACTCACATTCCTTACTCTTTGTTTCCAAAACGCATGACCGATGATAACTCTGGTTGCCGTTTCGTTTACATCTGCCGAGACCCCAAAGATGTTTTGGTCTCAAAGTGGCATTTCTCCAACAAGTTGAGACCCAAAGAAGTACCACCACTTTCTCTAAAGGAAGCCTTTGACTTGTTTTGTAATGGGGTTTCGCACTATGGACCGTTTTGGGATCACGTTTTGGGGTATTGGAAAGCTAGTGTGGAGTCACCGAAGAAGGTGTTGTTCTTGACATATGAAGATGTGAAGAAGGAGCCTTTGGGGTGTGTAAGGAAAGTTGCAGAGTTCTTGGGAGTACCCTTTTCACCAgaggaagaaaacaaaaagacTGTGGAAGAAATAGTGAAGTTGTGTAGTTTCGAGAGCTTGAGCAATCTAGATGTGAATAGAAGTGTTGCAAAACGTTCGGAACGTCCTGTTAGCAACTCTGATTTCTTCAGGAAAGGTGAAGTAGGAGATTGGGTTAACCATTTGTCACCTGAAATGGTTGAAAAAATGAATCAAATTACAGAACAAAAGCTTCAAGGTATTGGATTCAACTTTCATTGA
- the LOC108465573 gene encoding uncharacterized protein LOC108465573, which produces MIESTPLNGRMTRWKILLSEFDIVHVNKKAIKESAIVDFLAKRALEDYEPFNFNFPNEDLMYVATTEEDSQEGNASNAVGNGIGVALVSPNRDHYPFTSKLDFDYTNNMVEYEACTIGICEVIERKIKVLEVYGDSALVIYQLKGKWETRDLKLINYRRLVLELIKEFDDITFCYLPRDENQMADALATLASIVKVNK; this is translated from the coding sequence ATGATAGAGTCGACTCCTTTGAATGGAAGGATGACCCGATGGAAAATTCTGCTATCCGAATTTGATATAGTCCATGTGAATAAAAAAGCTATAAAAGAGAGCGCAATAGTAGATTTTCTGGCCAAAAGAGCTTTAGAAGATTACGAGCCTTTTAACTTTAATTTCCCGAATGAAGATTTAATGTATGTTGCAACTACTgaagaagactctcaagaaggtaatgcctcaaatgctgtgggtaacggAATTGGAGTAGCCCTGGTATCCCCAAATagagatcattatcccttcactagtaaattggattttgattacaCGAACAATATGgtagaatacgaagcatgcaccATAGGCATCTGTGAAGTCATAGAGCGTAAGATCAAAGTGTtagaggtatatggggattctgcactagtgatctatcaactcaaaggtAAGTGGGAGACGAGAGACCTCAAGTTGATTAATTATCGAAGGCTGGTTCTAGAgctaattaaagagtttgatgacatcaccttctgcTATCTTCCGCGAGACGAAAATCAAATGGCTGATGCTTTGGCTACCTTGGCTTCAATAgttaaagtaaataaataa